cttcatcatgctattgaggaatatgtggttgatcaatactattattaattttaagtggaatattttaaaactgaaatatttttgtctatatcacatatagccaagtaagcacatgggctctttgagccagacaccatgctaagtggttcctaaaagtctattcaggtgtcaaaactcacagcaggggctctttgaagctgccacaggtgacactcctatcttctaacactggaatgtgcagagcctTCAAATACAagtacaacagactttctgtcttcacaatTTACACTGCAGTAGTTAAACTTATCAATAGATTCAATTAAtattacatatttacactgcagttatgatttaggcttatcccccacaattatgtgatgggttaacccttataaataattttaagttctctatgttcatgacaaggCACAAtagaaatttgcatattttacgttGAACAGTTATACTCCCACTCAGCATGAGCCCCATAGTGTAGTATGGTGGAGAATATATGAAcaaacatgttaaaaataaatattctaaatgagtacctggaggaaatataattaaattaataatataggaataaataaatacaaataaatatttgcatattattCAGGTGCAAATTTAAACTCAGCCTTAGCAAAGACTCAGTAAATTAATATTGAGCACCTTAAATTGTTACATAGCATTTACTAACACAGCTCATATTAACACAGCAGTTATACAATAATCCTGATGGAATACTcattgtaataaaattatatatatatatatatatatatatgtatatgtgtatatatatatatatatatatatatatatatatatatatatatatatatatatatatatatataatatgtatattatatctgtatacatacacatactaaATTGAATCAATAGTGACCAGCAGCCTCTCATTTGCAGATGTTATAGTTCTTATGTTTGGTTggttttttatgaggtttggttGTAAGTGGCAATGGTAATGTGGGTAAAATCATGTAAGTTATAGGGTTACTTCTGCAATTCCATGAAGAGGAGAGAGAAGTGAAGTGTGAGACACCAGTtggtgaccctagtctgtctgttgtCTTTTTGTCTATGCATTaactaatgtttgtttttttttcaattaccatGTACAAATCCTAAAAATTTCTAGTATGGCTCCATAGGCATAACCAGTAAAATGTGTGCTTTCAAAAAGTTGAAATAAAGAATACTTGTCCTATGTGCAAcaataaaaaattgttttcttGGTTTCAAAATGCTTTTGTAAATTCCTAGAAATTTACCCTTTGGTCTTTCTCCCACTAGCTGATTGTAAAGACACGGACAGAGTATCAACTGCAgcaaaagaagaagaggaagattcATGTGCCAGGGATTAAACGGCTGAACATCAACCTATATGATGAGGTCTCTGAAAAAGTCAAGGTACCATGAACCCTCCTACTTCAGTCTTATGTTTCCAGTAAAACAGGAAGTAAAGGTCTTCTTGAGtttctgtatttaattttaacaGCACAGTATCCAGCAATCGAAACTGCTATTCCTACAAACATTGTTCACATCCTACAtcttgagatggcgataacagaataaGTATTGCGTCAATACCTGTACGAcagcaatgtttgttttttaagagtGTTAATTTCCTTTTGAGAGGAGTCCTCTGGTTCTCGATGTCCAGAGGTCTTACAATATTAAGTCTCTTGAACACTGTAAGGGCTTGCACAATTGTGAAGCAGGGCCCCTTCCTAGGCTTAAGCACTACACCCAATGGaaggaaacaaaatataaaaacatcccACTAAGAAAGGATtcaggagattaaaaaaaaaatcaaaaaatagaGCGTGTGGGACCGTGTTAAAAATTTTATGTTGAGGAGTAATTCTATAGCATCAATACTTTCTATATGCAGGATTCCccagtatgaaaaaaaaattaaagtatctCAATTGTGATCAAGTGTTTCTTTAAAAAGTCTGTGGAATTGTCACCATGCTATGTTGCTCTAAAGAACCCTCTTTTCCACTCTATATATCAAATAAATCTACATCTCCTCTATGCTTATACTGTCTTTGACCATGTCCAGAAATCCTTATGAATTGTTTTTCTCCGACTCACACAGCTGACTGGTCTGATCCTAATCACCATGGTGTTCCTGGCTTGCCTTCTGATGCTGGTGATGTACAAGGCTCTATGGTATGAACAGCTCACCTGTCCTGAGGGATTCATCTTCAAGGTATTGTAATGGGATGTCTCTTTATGGAATGTACATTTCATATTCCACCATTTTAAAAACCTGCAGGATGTAAGATGAATTTAGATGATGATAAGCCAATATATTAGTCTTTTTTCCATCACATTAAAGATGTGACTGGTTGTAGGAATTTGGGAGCTCACTGTGACATTTTTATTCACACCCCACCGACAGGTTAAGGCCCCCCAACCCTGCCCAACTTCCTGAAATTAAAACACACTATTAGGACACACCCGCAATGCACTGATCACACTCTTTACACCGCTTCCGTTTTGAACATGCCAATTGTTGTCTCTTGTTttaagaaaatagaaaaagaacACAATGCCATGTAGGGTTTAAAGGTCAGTTATTTAAAGCTTTACTCATATGAAATGCCAAGGCTGCATGGTTCCATTGCAGTTAGCTCAGGTATATCCTGCACATTTGCACACAATCTATTATAGGTATGTAGTATACTTGCTGAACTAATTGTAATTCAAGTATGCAGTTTTTATATTGCTTTGTGGCTTAAAAGGTAAAtatatcataaataaatatatatatatatatatatatatatatatatatatatatatattatcaaaagtaaaatatgaataaataaatctattggcCACCATACTGACCTGAGTATGTTGCATCAGCTGTTTACTTGATTACAATGTGTCTTTCTACATGCGTGTTTACATATTTGCCTCTTATACCAGtagtatacacacaatatattttatgcCACCACTCAAAACTGTATTAGTCCTCATGGTGGCAGTATACAcattatgcattaaaaatatataaatctgcaGATTGAAGcacaaaaaatattacattacgtAAATGTAATAGGCATTCAAAAACATTCTCCTCTATGTTGTACATCCCCCTATGTAGCATATATGGTAGATTCCAGGAGTAGAGGCAGGATAGGTCAGCAGATATTACACTACTATTGCTTTCAAAAGTGTGAATCAACTGCTCTTAAATGgagtatttaaagaattttgtgtcttttattaaaatattgctttatctttctgatttatttttgtgATTTTCACGAAGACCTTATAATCAGCTAAGTAGAGTTGCTTATTTTTGTTGCTATTAGATGTGACATAGAACTAACATGTGGATAGGATACAGTTGCATCCAATGCACAGAGCAGATGGGATCTGTGTCATATTCAtggacaatgaaaataaacaactgtGTCTGGATGATATAAAGGTCTTGGTGAAAACATTCCATTGTAACCCAATGCCTTTGCTTGGCCCATTGATTCTATAATCTTTATCAAAGTTAAATTTTGTGACAGAGCCTTTCCTTTTACAGCACAAGCACTGCTCTCCAACAGATCTGGAAATGTATTACTCCCAGCAAGAAACAGGACCACGAGGTGCCCTCTACACGGccatcacacaggcaaagaagacCCTCCCAGAACTGCCTTCTCCCTGGCTGCCTGTGATTAACGCCCTAAAGGAGGCAGAAAAGGCCAAAAGAGAAATGGGGGCAGCACAGCAGTGAGCTTATGTAGGGAAGGCATGGATGAAAGGGTCAGTGAGCTGAGGCTTTTTGGGCAGGTTGATTTTTGGGATGGCGGGAAGGGTGTTCACTACCACAATGCACTAATTCTAATTTTCCTGAAACatattcatgttaaaaaaaaaaccaccaaaaCATCATTCTCACTTAGCAAGATATATTGGAGTTACAATAAAGTAAAAACACTCACCCATTTAACATTTTGTGTAGcattttttgtaattattaaaaGGACAATGCAGagcatgtttaaataaataaatcaagctTAAATGACTGCACAATTATATCAAACAAGTTCTGATGCAtaacagagagagagaatttCATTCCTTGGAGTTCAAAAATGCTCCAGGTAATGaaccaattatttttttgttatatgtcTTATATATGTGCTGTATTCCTTTCTCATTACATCCAAGTATTATTTTGCTAAATAGAAACAACTTTCCTTGGAGTTACTGTTACAGAGAGCCTCAGACTAGATGTTGAAATTAGCATAGAAATCTCTGATGGGCTCCACTTTAAAGTGGGCTCCTACAGGgtattaaaatgaaaaattgtAAAAGTGACTTTATATACACCTCTGATGTTACATAAAGTCCATTTCATACTTTGGGTGGTGTCACATGAGCATTTCAAACACCAGTGCTATCCAGCTACAATATAACAGCAGTATTATGTGCTGAATCAATCCCATAGTGACAGGTCAAAGTGAGGAAGGAACAGTCCTCCCTGTCCCATGAGGGTGATTAAGCTTTGAAAAGCTGCATGAAATGTTTTCTGAGCTTAATCACTCTTGTGTAACAATTAAGGATCGTTTCCCCTTCACTTCAGCCTGTCATCACCAGGGTGATTGAGCATTAATGACTGCACTTTTCTAGCTGGAAAAGTATTGTGTGTTTAGGGTGCAATATGTGTAGGctacataaaatatgtattttaacttTAAAGTGGGCATTTGTAATTAGATCTACTGACGAGCCCTACCCCTGACCCACACTGTATACTTGTTTACATTTACACCTTGTAAACCACAACAGTGTTAAGCATCTAGTTAATCAATATATCTATTGATGTATGGTACAGCTAAAAGACAGAAccctaaaattagcaaaaaatctCACTTTCTTGAGTCAAAATGAATATACAGTTCATGTTGCAATACTGGTATTGTGAATTACGTGTTGCCCTTTTTCCTGGTCATATGTGCTCTGAGTGCCTGCATGGAAAACAGATACCTCCGCCAACGGTACCACTTGCCTGCATATGAACTCTCTGGTGTCTTTATTCATCTGCTCTTGGTGTATTATTGGTAAGGCATTTCAAGTGTTCGGTTtgattccattattattattattataatttaaaagGCGGCACATAGTTCTGCCGTGCTGTACAAAGGGGAGTAGAACAAAACAACAATGGGCAACATTTTATCTGGAGAACATTTGGAGATCTTCCATGATCCTCAACAAAACAACAACAGTACGGTGACAGGGACAAGTTGGAAGCAGGCCAATGTGAGATAAGCCTTTGCGTAGAAACACAGACACCACATGCAGAGCATAAAATGAAGTAAGCGGAAACATGGAGATTAGGCAGGAAGTGATTGACAGGGATGGTGGAGCTGTGGTTGGAGTTGTAGGGGGCAGTGGAGTGGTTGAGGGCATTACTGGTatgggtgaggagtttgaactggattctgttgaagacagggagccagtgtagtgactagcagagaggggaggcagaagtagAGCCATGATAGAGGAAAATGTGTCAAGCAGCGGCATTGAGGATGGATTGAAACGGGGAAAGGCGGGTGAGTGGAAGGCCAGAGAGAATGAGGTTGTTGAGGTGAGAGGCAGGAGAGGAAAAGAGAGCTGCTGATGCACAATTCCACAGTCATGGCACAATTTTTTTCCTAGTGCGGTTATAAGATTTGAAGTCAATAGAAGTTTCATACTATAAATTGTCAAAGTTCAAACACAAGTTATCCTAGAGTCAAGTCTGCATGATGACACCAAAGCCCTAAATAATGTATCTTTCATTGACATATAAACAAACTTTACACAGGGAGACCTGATACCTCTTATTTATTATCTGTCTATAACTACATAATACTTAAAAAAGTAAGAAACTGatgtttaacaaatatataaaccACATCACTGCAATGTCTTTTCCTAATATGTAAAAAGTGGCTAAATAATAGCAGTAATTTCACAATTTAATGGATAAAATAAATGTGCTGGACTAGCATCAAGTCCATCCATTTAGTGCGATGATAACTCAGTGCTAGTTAAGAAAAAGGGTGTGAAACTAATGAATAGTACTAGTTACAATTATGTGGTAATAGAACTTGTAAAGAGAATGTAATTACAAATTACAAATAGTGATAATATGGTAAATCTGATAGGTGGAACAAATGCATATATCATATACATTGTAAAGGACTCACCGGATATGTCCCCCTCACCTTCACAACACCTTTATGACTTAACcatgtttataaaataaacacacggagtcatgtataagttgcaaaaaaatgaaggaaatatttattaattagttACTTTTAACTAacttatggtggcggagaaagggcactgcgagacagctcccaagctgataACCAGATAACGTGGGAACTGGCAAAACTGCCATACATCCACAAACAAGGGGATCTCATCCCAAAACTACCATGCActgaattggcgtcagagtgactgccccttccaaactcacgctgccctccctcaccgaggcGGAcaggggaccctcctcaccgaaggaccaaggagttactggtgccactaaagggacagtgacctgcggccaactacCATTAGAGCCCACTAATCCGCCGATGAACGCAGTAACTTCCTACCGCAAAAAATGTTTAACGTAACCATAACtcaggagtgggtgggtgggattaCGTGCTGAAGAGTGAAGAAAACCAGGAAATGCAGTCACCTATATCAAACCAGGACCCTCCCACCAGAGTTACCATTGGTCGGGCCCCACCCTGATGTTTACCCTTAAGTGTAAGTGTTCGTTCTGTTACCAACCCTgtcaccctttaagtgcgttcgacctaacagcctcacttgtcataaacgGCTCACCGGATATGTCCCCCTCACATTCACAACACCACGACTTAACCAcgtttataaaataaacacacgaGTGATTTGTGCGTAATTAAGATAGATGACTAACCCACGGGAGCTGGATTCCCTGCACCGGAAGCCGTGTCCTCGTTTGTCCCCACCGCTGAAGCAGCCACgactgtcacggtgacagccaggctgaagacagaatagcggagaccagcggcgggccccaggtaagtctttgctgagctgttgtaccgggccccctggtgagcccgggcccggtacaacagtaccccccgtacccccctgatggcggccctgggacTAGTCATGAGTGTCGTAGCTGTTAAAATGAAGTAGTCAGAGGATCTGATATTTGTATACAGTCCATTTTATTAATGTACATGATCATAGACCAGAATGGTAACAATAatttgtccatatgttttaaGCAATACTCTAGGCACCCTTACACAAAGGGGCgtttagcttggcatttacactgattggataagtattaattacgtgcacctctactcaaagaatgtgcctccttaaccacaatgtgttaaaatatgaggCATTGCCTTG
The nucleotide sequence above comes from Mixophyes fleayi isolate aMixFle1 chromosome 6, aMixFle1.hap1, whole genome shotgun sequence. Encoded proteins:
- the CALY gene encoding neuron-specific vesicular protein calcyon — translated: MVQLGTSLTEKGDNEQGLDEDEVPLIAPLDVNQLEQPFPDKLIVKTRTEYQLQQKKKRKIHVPGIKRLNINLYDEVSEKVKLTGLILITMVFLACLLMLVMYKALWYEQLTCPEGFIFKHKHCSPTDLEMYYSQQETGPRGALYTAITQAKKTLPELPSPWLPVINALKEAEKAKREMGAAQQ